DNA sequence from the Pseudoduganella plicata genome:
TCGCGGAACTGATCGCGCCCAATACACGGCTGATCTGGACAGAGGCGCCCGGTTCCGTGTCGATGGAAGTGCCCGACCTGCCGGCCATCTGCGCCGCCGCGCACGCGCGCGGTGTCGTCGTTGCACTGGACAACACCTGGTCCGCCGGGATTGCGTTGCGCGCGTTCGACCTTGGTGTCGATATCGTCGTGCAGGCGCTGACCAAGTACCAGTCGGGCGGTGCGGACGTGCTGATGGGCGCCGCCATCACGCGCGACGACGTGCTGCACGCGAAGCTGTCCGGCTCCCATATGCGCCTGGGTCTGGGCGTGGGCGCCGACGACGCCTATCTCGTCATGCGCGGGCTGCCGACGCTGAAGCTGCGCTTCGACGCGCACGATGCTGCCGCGCGCAGGGTGGCCGCCTGGCTCAAGGCCCGGCCCGAAATCGTCCGTGTGCTCCATCCGGCGTTCGAGGACTGTCCCGGCCACACCACCTGGAAGCGTGACTTCACGGGTGCCGGCGGCCTGTTTTCCGTGCTGTTCGACGCCCGCTACAGCGAGGCCCGGACCGACCGCTTCGTCGACAGCCTGAAGCTGTTCCGTATCGGCTACAGCTGGGGCGGCCCGAACAGCCTGGCCGTGCCGTACCGGATGGCGGGCATCCGGCGCGACTGGATGGACGCCGGCACGCTGGTGCGCTTCAATATCGGCCTGGAGGACCCCGCCGACCTGATCGCCGATATCGAACGGGCCCTGTCGACACTGACGGATTGAAGGGGCCTATCGTGGCGATTGCGCAATACAATCGCGACCCTGAGGGCGAATTGCTTTTGTTTTATGGCCGCCGGTGCTTTAATGAACGAAGGAGATTGCTGAGTCCACTTTAAAACAAAGGGGGGATGTCATGAAAGCTTCGAGGATGGCCGCAGCCATCGCGCTTGCCGTGTTACCGGGCCTGGTCTGGACACAAGAGGGGGCGCCGAAGCGTCCCGCCGACCCACCCACTCAGCCGACCAGCTACGCCAAGGTCGACATCACGGAACCGTTCAACGTGACG
Encoded proteins:
- a CDS encoding cystathionine beta-lyase, translated to MTDRKTLQTALIHHDYEAPGGFGAFPPAIHHASTVLFENVAALRSGDWKDKSGYTYGLHGTPTTFTLEARLAAIEGGTHCLLAPSGLAAISMVDFALLKTGDDVLLPDNVYHPSRVLGNWLQESMGVSARYYDPLVGAGIAELIAPNTRLIWTEAPGSVSMEVPDLPAICAAAHARGVVVALDNTWSAGIALRAFDLGVDIVVQALTKYQSGGADVLMGAAITRDDVLHAKLSGSHMRLGLGVGADDAYLVMRGLPTLKLRFDAHDAAARRVAAWLKARPEIVRVLHPAFEDCPGHTTWKRDFTGAGGLFSVLFDARYSEARTDRFVDSLKLFRIGYSWGGPNSLAVPYRMAGIRRDWMDAGTLVRFNIGLEDPADLIADIERALSTLTD